In Methanosarcina barkeri MS, a single window of DNA contains:
- the mtbC gene encoding dimethylamine corrinoid protein MtbC — protein MATKEELIQDLSDAVISCKKDAVLAAVNKAKEVMEPAEIIDKGLSAGMNQVGILFERGKLFLPHVMMAADAMTAGVKVLEAELPAGTESKKLGIIVNGTVEGDVHDIGKSIVSTMLQSSGFEVYDIGRDVPVRNFIEKAKEVDANMVGISALMTTTLQGQRDVIELLKEEGLRDKVKVMVGGAPATQSWADKIGADCYAENASEAVAKAKEMLL, from the coding sequence ATGGCAACCAAAGAGGAACTTATTCAGGATCTTTCTGATGCAGTTATCTCCTGTAAAAAAGATGCAGTGCTCGCAGCTGTTAATAAAGCAAAAGAAGTTATGGAACCAGCTGAGATCATTGACAAAGGTCTTTCTGCAGGCATGAACCAGGTAGGAATTCTTTTTGAGAGAGGGAAACTTTTCCTGCCCCATGTAATGATGGCTGCTGATGCAATGACAGCAGGGGTTAAAGTGCTTGAAGCTGAGCTCCCTGCAGGAACAGAGAGTAAGAAACTAGGGATTATCGTAAACGGTACGGTCGAAGGCGACGTTCATGATATAGGTAAGTCCATAGTATCCACAATGCTCCAGTCTTCTGGTTTTGAAGTATATGATATTGGCAGGGATGTTCCGGTCAGGAACTTCATCGAAAAGGCAAAGGAAGTCGATGCCAATATGGTTGGAATTTCCGCCCTTATGACCACAACCCTTCAGGGGCAGAGGGATGTAATTGAGCTCCTCAAGGAAGAAGGGCTAAGGGACAAAGTAAAAGTCATGGTAGGCGGAGCCCCTGCGACCCAGTCTTGGGCTGACAAAATCGGTGCCGATTGCTATGCTGAAAACGCAAGCGAAGCTGTCGCAAAAGCAAAGGAAATGCTACTCTGA
- a CDS encoding alkaline phosphatase family protein, whose amino-acid sequence MKIIECNTIDIAPTISRLLKIPMVPPTGRSIPEVESYAKERSCKRAVIIVVDSLGYSLYNYFSPIMKNLNKIAEKGLLFRCKSPATITSPAIASIFTGYLPEEHNIYSTADIYTERTKDSENPKLKSIMEWACRAGMKASAVIETEGAESFRGRIKDFYGVPNSEDILDYDLQITNYALHALKEKPDILAVHLRTLDRFSHRAESWEELKKAAKAVDKNLGEIFRNAEKGTIFFICGDHAIHGAKKWLKDVEGEYIKNHRQNFVALIVACNQEE is encoded by the coding sequence ATGAAAATTATAGAGTGCAACACCATTGATATTGCTCCTACGATCTCGAGATTACTGAAAATCCCTATGGTTCCGCCAACTGGCAGGTCAATTCCGGAAGTAGAGAGCTACGCAAAGGAAAGAAGCTGCAAAAGAGCAGTAATCATTGTGGTTGACAGTCTGGGGTATTCTCTTTATAACTATTTTTCTCCGATAATGAAGAACTTGAACAAAATCGCCGAAAAAGGGCTCCTCTTCAGGTGTAAATCCCCGGCAACAATAACCTCCCCTGCGATTGCATCAATCTTTACAGGATATCTACCAGAAGAACATAATATCTACTCGACCGCAGACATTTATACTGAAAGGACAAAAGACTCGGAAAACCCAAAATTGAAAAGCATTATGGAATGGGCTTGTAGGGCAGGCATGAAAGCGTCAGCAGTCATAGAGACCGAAGGTGCGGAAAGTTTCAGGGGAAGGATAAAGGACTTTTATGGAGTTCCGAATTCCGAGGATATCCTGGATTATGACCTTCAGATAACAAACTATGCGCTACATGCCCTTAAAGAAAAGCCCGATATACTGGCGGTTCACCTCAGAACCCTTGACCGTTTTTCTCACAGGGCAGAAAGCTGGGAAGAACTGAAAAAGGCTGCAAAGGCTGTGGATAAAAACCTGGGCGAGATTTTCAGAAATGCGGAAAAAGGAACGATTTTCTTTATCTGCGGGGACCATGCAATTCACGGAGCAAAAAAGTGGTTAAAAGATGTGGAAGGAGAATATATCAAAAACCACAGGCAAAACTTTGTGGCTCTTATCGTAGCCTGTAATCAGGAAGAATAA
- a CDS encoding APC family permease codes for MSDENSENGGLQRTIDWKQGLAIALGVPVLILPSIGYFANYVWAFAIIIWALSVFQGFMQNFAYGELATMFPKASGLPGYAQSVFTGNANNRYDLSKLLGGFSAWSYWFAWNPVLAIYSILIGSYLKGLVPALAGVPDLVVYLASGAVVFVLLILVNYRGLSGGAKLGYILAVLSLAPLIIIALAPFVTGHFEISNITGAWLPTNWSWDIQHILILLGLFAMAQWSACAWETAAIYGPEYKQPKSDVPKALFICGAICLVTFILVQAACTGALGIEGILDEPVSPMLPIAQMTLGPIGGSLTIFMLIAAMVLIIQTAFLGASRAMYSMAEEGNLPGFFGKMNSHGTPVNAMIVIALLNMGFICLGTPAAIVAASAIGYVCANGISLLAYVKAKIDPRFSKLERPFKAPGSWQYVALFFGFFNLPLCLIGIIYLNSLELGWTSTIVGFVVLALYLPLWYYSQNENRTTLETDNSLSGESTI; via the coding sequence ATGAGCGACGAAAACAGTGAAAACGGAGGGCTCCAGCGAACAATTGATTGGAAGCAAGGACTTGCAATTGCCCTGGGGGTTCCTGTGCTGATCCTGCCGTCCATAGGTTATTTTGCAAATTATGTCTGGGCCTTTGCAATCATTATCTGGGCGCTATCTGTCTTTCAGGGTTTCATGCAAAATTTTGCTTACGGAGAACTTGCCACAATGTTCCCGAAAGCATCCGGGCTTCCAGGGTACGCCCAGAGTGTTTTTACGGGTAACGCAAATAACCGATATGACCTTAGCAAATTGCTTGGAGGTTTCAGTGCCTGGAGTTACTGGTTTGCCTGGAATCCGGTTCTTGCAATCTATTCAATTTTGATCGGAAGCTATCTTAAAGGCCTGGTCCCTGCACTTGCAGGTGTGCCTGACCTTGTTGTTTACCTGGCGTCCGGTGCAGTCGTATTCGTGCTTCTTATCCTGGTTAATTATCGCGGGCTATCGGGTGGAGCAAAGCTCGGGTACATTCTTGCCGTGCTTTCGCTTGCCCCACTTATCATTATTGCCCTTGCGCCTTTCGTAACCGGGCACTTTGAGATCAGTAATATTACCGGTGCCTGGCTTCCCACAAACTGGAGTTGGGATATCCAGCATATCCTGATCTTGCTCGGGCTTTTTGCAATGGCTCAGTGGAGTGCCTGCGCCTGGGAAACCGCAGCGATCTACGGGCCCGAATATAAACAGCCCAAATCAGATGTCCCAAAAGCCCTCTTTATCTGCGGTGCGATATGTCTTGTGACCTTCATTCTTGTCCAGGCAGCCTGTACAGGAGCTCTGGGAATTGAAGGAATCCTGGACGAACCGGTTTCTCCAATGCTGCCTATAGCCCAGATGACCCTTGGTCCTATAGGTGGATCTCTGACTATCTTCATGTTGATTGCGGCAATGGTTCTTATTATCCAGACTGCCTTCCTTGGAGCTTCAAGGGCCATGTATTCCATGGCTGAAGAAGGAAATCTGCCAGGGTTCTTTGGAAAAATGAATTCACATGGAACTCCAGTCAACGCAATGATCGTCATTGCCCTCCTGAATATGGGTTTCATCTGCCTGGGAACTCCTGCAGCTATAGTTGCAGCTTCAGCAATAGGTTATGTCTGTGCCAACGGGATAAGTCTGCTCGCGTATGTTAAGGCAAAAATTGACCCGAGGTTCTCTAAGCTTGAAAGACCGTTCAAAGCTCCTGGAAGCTGGCAATACGTAGCCCTTTTCTTTGGGTTTTTTAACCTCCCTCTGTGTCTTATTGGGATAATATACCTTAACAGTCTTGAGTTAGGCTGGACTTCAACGATAGTTGGCTTCGTGGTGCTTGCCCTTTATCTCCCTCTCTGGTACTATTCCCAAAATGAAAACAGGACAACTTTAGAGACGGATAATTCCCTATCAGGCGAGTCCACGATATAA
- a CDS encoding DUF3344 domain-containing protein: MLSSGVCLADNYVGGVPLASVHSGTVSGGVYCDSYYGTADQPIHDAKTIDKTFTLPSNAKVEWAMLLTTVYCGHMQNNYQGTATVSFNDKTLGTESLNVPYTYITNGGNNGKAYVQVNDHVNRVTSDYMMYYDVTSLVKSGANKATVHTEPSDNKFDGRIKLITLIVAYDDGSGKKIWYQVNRGHDPDTYYVDDNGETYVGSTSFQAALPSDASLTDATLTDVHMASTDGSYTFNGNALTSGTPQGTYCGSDSWDVTDDFKSTGANTLTYDRTDAFYKNALAIMTAEYTTSSSDNGSGNNSSDNGSDNSSDNSGGNNSSDNGSDNSSDNGSDNSSDNSSGNNSSDNGSDNSSDNSSGNNSSDTSNGYTGDKPLETYAHDTVKGDIIYEYGDSKYSGKVFSDGTYTVHHNLKLPADATVKLARLYNYWTWSATRTTGVYPSMNLQFQGTSLTPDAEYSDQKGWGSVYDYPSGTWAYDVTDLIKGSGNYTTVVTNANSDTGNFVCFDGIGLLVVYEDATGNETEYWINEGCDMVSTMSTSGGLTPEEATVKIPFNGSINLSNVDSAKLLTVVQSGGHDGIRLKFNKMNISGVYDSTPYSDLDIDEARPVGNYLLANNNMAQIIPPSITDNSGDYLAPSSAILSVSYKGGTSDNGTSDNGTSDNGTSDNGTSDNGTSDNGTSDNGTSDNGTSDNGTSDNGTSDNGTSDNGTSDNGTSDNGTCDNGTSDNGTCDNGTSSSGSDSATVSLTVNITPAICLQVTPNSVNFGTVKPGASSESVPLTLKNNGHGSIKVTAEVEDQDDGPFNTGLMLDQNKCSDYSKTIASNASETSEAQLDLPGNYSSTGQFNGSLIFWAEAA, encoded by the coding sequence ATGCTGAGTAGTGGAGTCTGCCTGGCTGACAATTACGTCGGCGGGGTCCCTCTGGCTTCTGTCCACAGCGGAACAGTAAGTGGAGGTGTCTATTGTGACAGCTACTACGGAACAGCAGATCAGCCAATACACGACGCTAAAACTATAGACAAGACCTTTACATTGCCGTCTAACGCCAAGGTCGAATGGGCAATGTTGCTCACAACTGTATACTGTGGACACATGCAAAATAATTATCAAGGAACAGCAACAGTAAGCTTTAACGATAAAACTCTAGGAACAGAATCCCTCAATGTTCCTTATACATACATTACTAATGGAGGTAATAACGGAAAAGCATATGTCCAGGTAAACGACCACGTTAACAGGGTAACCAGTGACTACATGATGTATTATGATGTCACAAGTCTTGTAAAGTCCGGGGCAAACAAGGCTACCGTACATACCGAACCTAGTGACAATAAATTTGATGGCAGAATAAAACTGATAACCCTCATTGTAGCTTACGACGATGGTAGTGGAAAAAAGATCTGGTATCAGGTAAACCGTGGACATGATCCGGATACTTATTATGTTGATGACAATGGCGAAACTTACGTTGGGAGTACGTCTTTCCAGGCAGCTTTGCCATCTGATGCGTCCTTGACAGATGCAACGCTTACAGATGTACACATGGCAAGTACAGACGGGTCATACACTTTCAACGGAAATGCACTCACTTCAGGTACACCTCAGGGAACTTACTGTGGATCTGATTCCTGGGATGTTACGGACGATTTTAAATCGACAGGTGCAAATACCCTGACATATGATCGGACTGACGCATTCTATAAAAATGCACTTGCTATAATGACAGCTGAATACACTACTTCATCCTCAGACAACGGCAGTGGAAACAACTCCTCAGACAATGGTAGTGATAACTCCTCAGACAACAGTGGTGGAAACAACTCCTCAGACAATGGTAGTGATAACTCCTCAGACAATGGTAGTGATAACTCCTCAGACAACAGTAGTGGAAATAACTCCTCAGACAATGGTAGTGATAACTCCTCAGACAACAGTAGTGGAAATAACTCCTCTGATACCTCTAACGGATATACTGGAGACAAGCCTCTTGAAACTTATGCCCATGACACTGTTAAAGGCGACATAATTTATGAGTACGGAGACAGCAAGTACAGCGGCAAGGTATTTTCTGACGGCACATATACAGTACACCACAACCTGAAGCTTCCTGCAGATGCAACTGTAAAGCTTGCAAGACTCTATAATTACTGGACATGGAGTGCTACACGCACTACCGGAGTCTATCCTTCCATGAACCTGCAGTTCCAGGGGACTTCTCTGACTCCGGATGCCGAATACAGTGACCAGAAGGGATGGGGTTCTGTATATGACTACCCAAGTGGTACTTGGGCTTATGATGTAACGGATCTTATAAAAGGAAGTGGAAATTATACCACAGTAGTTACAAATGCCAATAGTGATACCGGAAACTTTGTCTGCTTTGACGGAATTGGTTTACTTGTGGTGTATGAAGATGCCACAGGAAACGAAACCGAATACTGGATAAATGAAGGCTGTGACATGGTGAGTACGATGAGTACTTCAGGTGGTCTGACTCCTGAAGAGGCTACCGTAAAAATCCCATTCAACGGCTCTATAAATCTCAGCAATGTAGACAGTGCCAAGCTCTTGACTGTAGTCCAGTCTGGAGGACATGATGGCATTAGATTGAAATTTAATAAAATGAACATATCCGGTGTTTATGACTCGACTCCATATTCGGATCTGGATATCGATGAAGCTAGACCTGTCGGAAATTATCTCCTGGCCAATAATAACATGGCTCAGATAATTCCTCCATCTATTACAGATAATAGTGGGGACTACCTTGCTCCCTCGAGTGCAATCCTTTCTGTCAGTTATAAAGGCGGAACCAGTGACAACGGAACCAGTGACAACGGAACTAGTGACAACGGAACCAGTGACAACGGAACCAGTGACAACGGAACCAGTGACAACGGAACCAGCGACAACGGAACCAGTGACAACGGAACCAGTGACAACGGAACCAGCGACAACGGAACCAGTGACAACGGAACCAGTGACAACGGAACCAGTGACAACGGAACCAGTGATAACGGAACATGTGATAATGGAACCAGTGATAACGGAACATGTGATAATGGAACCAGTTCATCTGGATCTGATTCAGCTACGGTATCACTTACTGTGAACATCACACCTGCTATTTGCTTGCAGGTCACACCGAACTCAGTCAATTTCGGAACAGTAAAACCGGGAGCGTCGAGCGAGTCCGTACCTTTGACCCTTAAAAACAATGGACACGGTAGTATAAAAGTAACGGCTGAAGTGGAAGACCAGGATGACGGCCCATTTAATACAGGGCTTATGCTTGACCAGAACAAATGTTCTGATTACAGTAAGACAATAGCTTCAAACGCGTCCGAAACCTCGGAAGCCCAGCTTGACCTACCAGGAAATTATTCCTCTACAGGACAGTTTAATGGAAGCCTTATATTTTGGGCAGAAGCGGCCTAA
- a CDS encoding PKD domain-containing protein, with product MTSDYMMYYDVTSLVKSGANKATVHTEPSDSKFDGRIKLITLIVAYNDGSGKKIWYQVNRGHDADTYYSDDNLGENYIGSTAFKAALPAGSTLTSAKLTDIHMASTDGSYTFNGKTLTSGTPQGTYCGSDSWSVKDNFKSTGTNTLTYDRSAPFYKNSLAIITAEYKTSSNKPVAAFSASPTSGKVPLKVTFTDKSTGTPTKWKWNFGDGKTSVKQNPVHKYYKAGKYTVTLTVSNAAGINKVTKSKYITVTAKPVAAFSASSTSGKAPLKVTFTDKSTGTPTKWKWNFGDGKTSAKQNPVHKYYKAGKYTVTLTVSNAAGINKVTKSKYITVKNK from the coding sequence GTGACCAGTGACTATATGATGTATTATGATGTCACGAGTCTTGTAAAGTCCGGGGCAAACAAAGCTACCGTACACACGGAGCCCAGTGATAGTAAATTTGATGGTCGAATAAAACTGATAACTCTCATTGTAGCTTACAATGACGGCAGCGGAAAAAAGATATGGTATCAGGTGAACCGCGGGCACGATGCGGATACTTATTATAGTGATGATAACCTGGGTGAAAACTACATTGGAAGCACAGCTTTTAAGGCAGCTTTACCAGCGGGTTCTACACTAACATCTGCAAAACTTACGGATATACACATGGCAAGTACAGACGGATCATACACTTTCAACGGAAAAACACTCACTTCAGGTACACCTCAGGGTACTTATTGTGGATCCGATTCATGGAGTGTTAAAGACAACTTTAAATCTACCGGCACAAACACCCTGACCTATGACAGGAGTGCTCCATTCTATAAGAATTCACTCGCCATAATAACAGCAGAATACAAGACCTCAAGTAACAAACCTGTTGCTGCGTTTTCTGCATCTCCAACCTCCGGAAAAGTACCATTAAAAGTTACCTTTACTGACAAAAGTACAGGAACGCCAACGAAATGGAAATGGAATTTTGGAGATGGAAAAACTTCAGTCAAACAGAATCCAGTCCATAAGTATTACAAAGCAGGAAAATATACAGTGACACTTACAGTTTCCAATGCAGCAGGTATTAATAAAGTAACGAAATCAAAGTATATCACAGTGACAGCAAAACCTGTTGCTGCTTTCTCTGCATCTTCAACCTCCGGAAAAGCACCATTAAAAGTTACCTTTACTGACAAAAGTACAGGAACGCCAACGAAATGGAAATGGAATTTTGGAGATGGAAAAACTTCAGCCAAACAGAATCCAGTCCATAAGTATTACAAAGCAGGAAAATATACAGTGACACTTACAGTTTCCAATGCAGCAGGTATTAATAAAGTAACGAAATCAAAGTATATAACAGTTAAAAATAAATAA
- a CDS encoding C39 family peptidase: MKIDNKSLKIRKAAFLLSVAGLVILTAIGMPAGASEIKVKSVVPENNTTMLLQVPDVRQSTNYSCGASCFQAVVSYWGGKDMGEGQFIELVNTTLGETERKGTTPSGIVEGAEKMGFRAEIRENLTLDNLRDSINKGIPVIVRLQAWKDENQTWEMNASSHYMVVIGIDSKNVYFEDPWILGNRGYIPHDEFIERWHTFSYESPTADKKTNMIHMGIFISGDKPAQNPGFIHVD, encoded by the coding sequence ATGAAAATAGATAATAAGAGTTTGAAGATAAGAAAAGCAGCATTTCTTCTAAGCGTTGCTGGTTTGGTAATATTAACAGCTATAGGAATGCCTGCAGGCGCCAGTGAGATCAAAGTTAAAAGTGTAGTTCCTGAGAATAACACAACTATGTTGTTACAGGTGCCTGATGTGCGCCAATCCACCAACTACTCGTGTGGGGCTTCATGCTTTCAGGCTGTAGTAAGCTACTGGGGCGGTAAAGATATGGGAGAAGGCCAGTTTATTGAGCTCGTCAATACTACTCTTGGAGAGACTGAACGCAAGGGCACCACCCCCAGCGGCATAGTAGAAGGGGCAGAAAAAATGGGGTTTAGAGCTGAGATTAGGGAGAACCTGACACTGGACAATTTAAGAGACTCCATTAATAAGGGCATTCCAGTAATAGTTAGACTTCAGGCCTGGAAGGATGAGAATCAAACTTGGGAAATGAATGCGAGCAGTCACTACATGGTAGTCATAGGCATAGACAGCAAAAATGTGTACTTTGAAGACCCATGGATACTTGGCAACAGAGGGTATATTCCACATGATGAGTTCATAGAACGTTGGCATACTTTCAGTTATGAATCTCCTACAGCTGATAAAAAAACAAATATGATTCATATGGGAATCTTTATCAGTGGAGACAAGCCTGCACAAAATCCTGGTTTCATACACGTGGACTAA